A genomic window from Pseudomonadales bacterium includes:
- the rarD gene encoding EamA family transporter RarD, whose protein sequence is MSDNRAGGQFAGSGAPYALAAYGIWGIAPVYFKLVGFATPFEIIAHRIVWSVLILLGVVLVRRQFYALRHLPWSRIGWLGVSGALISINWCVFVWALLNERMLETSLGYYINPLVNVLLGMLFLGERLRIWQTVAVLLAGAGVLNEVVSLGSLPWVGLTLAGTFGLYGLVRKKLAVDSIIGLGVETSLLLPLALGYLVLQAFTGEGTLFRAMPAEIGLLGLGGLITVIPLACFAAAAMRMPLVVLGFFQYLAPTLTLLLAVFVYHEPFRPSQAVTFACIWLALLLFSGEGLYRQFRLRRRTQAIAGSVCLKGEESDEVDAKQMRGKAMIEREMR, encoded by the coding sequence ATGTCCGATAACCGTGCCGGTGGGCAGTTCGCAGGATCCGGTGCGCCTTATGCCCTGGCCGCTTACGGCATCTGGGGAATAGCACCGGTTTACTTCAAGCTGGTCGGGTTCGCCACACCCTTCGAGATCATCGCCCATCGCATCGTCTGGTCGGTGCTGATCCTCCTCGGTGTGGTCCTGGTGCGCCGGCAGTTCTACGCTCTGCGCCATCTGCCCTGGTCGAGGATCGGCTGGCTGGGGGTAAGCGGCGCTCTGATATCCATCAACTGGTGTGTGTTCGTCTGGGCACTGCTCAATGAACGGATGCTGGAGACGAGCCTGGGCTATTACATCAACCCGCTGGTTAATGTGCTGCTGGGTATGCTGTTTCTGGGTGAGCGGTTGCGGATCTGGCAGACGGTCGCAGTATTGCTGGCCGGCGCCGGGGTGCTGAATGAAGTGGTGAGCCTGGGCAGTCTGCCCTGGGTGGGCCTGACACTTGCCGGCACTTTCGGACTCTACGGACTGGTGCGGAAAAAGCTGGCGGTGGATTCGATCATCGGCCTCGGCGTGGAGACCAGCCTGCTGCTGCCACTGGCGCTGGGCTATCTGGTTCTCCAGGCGTTCACCGGCGAAGGTACGCTGTTCAGAGCCATGCCGGCGGAAATCGGACTTCTGGGCCTTGGCGGACTGATTACGGTCATTCCGCTCGCTTGTTTTGCCGCTGCTGCGATGCGGATGCCCCTGGTGGTGCTCGGCTTTTTCCAGTATCTCGCACCGACACTGACCCTGCTGCTGGCGGTATTTGTCTATCATGAGCCCTTCCGCCCCAGTCAGGCGGTCACCTTTGCTTGCATCTGGCTGGCGCTGCTGCTCTTCTCGGGTGAGGGCCTGTATCGTCAGTTCAGGCTCCGAAGGCGAACACAGGCGATTGCCGGAAGTGTTTGCTTGAAGGGAGAAGAGTCAGACGAGGTGGACGCGAAGCAGATGAGGGGGAAAGCAATGATTGAGAGGGAAATGCGATGA
- a CDS encoding glutathione S-transferase family protein, producing MIVLYTMEREYPYGTLRSTNGSKTKVVLEEKGLDYRIELVRPGDVWKKVPSVLARHPLGKVPWIEDDRHTIYDSTVINEYLNDAYPQPPLLPAEPLLRARARALENYGDEGVLSRFLPMIWMPWWSPQDQRDAEAMERGRAGLREQIFPFLEMELSQQGYLAGDFSLADVPFMALAMVLQVDGMELGEFPRCGAYLERLRGRSSYRAIDPATKLADSSGSVRR from the coding sequence ATGATTGTGCTCTACACCATGGAGCGGGAGTACCCCTACGGTACGCTGCGCTCGACCAATGGCAGTAAAACCAAAGTCGTGCTCGAAGAGAAGGGTCTCGATTATCGGATTGAGCTGGTGCGACCGGGCGATGTCTGGAAAAAAGTACCCAGCGTGCTCGCCAGACACCCCCTGGGCAAGGTGCCCTGGATCGAAGACGACAGGCACACGATCTACGACTCCACAGTGATCAACGAGTACCTCAACGACGCCTATCCGCAACCGCCCCTGCTGCCGGCTGAACCGCTCCTGCGCGCACGGGCAAGAGCACTCGAGAACTACGGTGACGAGGGTGTGCTGTCCCGATTTCTGCCGATGATCTGGATGCCGTGGTGGTCACCACAGGATCAGCGGGACGCCGAGGCCATGGAGCGCGGCAGGGCCGGATTGCGTGAGCAGATCTTCCCCTTTCTGGAAATGGAATTGAGTCAGCAGGGATACCTGGCGGGAGATTTCAGTCTCGCCGATGTGCCCTTCATGGCGCTCGCCATGGTCCTGCAGGTGGACGGCATGGAACTGGGAGAATTCCCCCGCTGCGGAGCGTATCTGGAACGTCTGCGCGGACGGTCGAGCTATCGCGCAATCGACCCTGCTACGAAGCTGGCGGATTCCTCGGGAAGCGTCCGCCGTTAG
- a CDS encoding HNH endonuclease: MVATVADFDRVPRILRLNISGQPIDWISWQDAVCLYAREIVVWTLGDAVLRIRGGHSRIDSCQSQMDIHAIVACDGKVVHPSRGIPPLTNEALFRRDLNVCLYCGGAFADGDLTRDHVLPTSRGGRDSWDNVVAACKRCNHYKGNRLLEECSVELLALPYVPNFAEYLALTNSGRILGDQMEFLRRSFGANSRLLQ, translated from the coding sequence ATGGTTGCGACCGTTGCAGACTTTGATCGTGTGCCGCGGATTCTGCGGCTCAATATTTCCGGCCAGCCGATCGACTGGATCAGCTGGCAGGATGCCGTATGCCTCTACGCACGGGAGATCGTGGTATGGACCCTGGGTGATGCGGTGTTGCGCATTCGCGGCGGGCATTCGCGGATCGACAGCTGCCAGTCCCAGATGGACATCCATGCCATTGTGGCCTGCGACGGCAAAGTCGTGCATCCCTCCCGGGGTATCCCGCCACTGACCAATGAGGCGCTGTTCCGCCGTGATCTCAATGTCTGCCTCTACTGCGGTGGAGCCTTTGCTGATGGCGACCTGACCCGGGACCATGTGCTGCCCACTTCCCGGGGTGGGCGGGACAGCTGGGACAATGTGGTCGCCGCCTGTAAGCGCTGTAATCACTACAAGGGCAATCGCCTGCTCGAAGAGTGCAGCGTGGAACTGCTCGCGCTGCCTTACGTGCCCAATTTCGCCGAGTATCTGGCGCTGACCAACAGCGGCCGTATTCTGGGTGACCAGATGGAGTTCTTAAGGCGCAGTTTCGGAGCCAACAGCCGCCTGCTTCAGTAA